The Bacillus carboniphilus sequence ATTGATTACGGCCACTCGATTTTACCACCATTGACATTTTTTTTACCACTGCTCGCCAAGAAATTTACCACATGTTGTCACCACATTTACCAACCTTCAAAAAGCCCCACAGATTACTAGTTTAATAATCTGTAGGGCATTTCATTGTTAATTACTGTTGTTTTTAAAATAATCCATAATTATTTTTCTAGAGCCTTCAAAAATATCCTGTTCAGTCCATTCATGAGGAAAGGGTTCCTTTCCATAGATGTCTAGGAGCTTTTTCTTTAGTTCACAGGGAAACGGATACCAGTGCTTATACCCAGTCAAGTAATAGTAATCTTCTATTTTCATAAGGTCTTTCTCCGTCAACTCTGCCATATCAGACTTCCTTACCTAAACCATGGCGTTCCCGCATGGAAATCTCACCATCTATCAGAATTTGATAGGAATCATGGATGATGCGGTCTAAAATAGCTTCTGCAATGGTTTCATTCCCTAATTTGGTATGCCATCCGTTAGGATCGATCTGCGAACAGAAAATAGTTGACGCTACTTTATGGCGAGCTTCTGCGATTTCTAGTAGAATTGCTGCCTCATCAGTTGATAAATCTGTTAGTAGCCATTCATCGAGTATGAGTAAATCAACCTTCGTATATTTTTTGATGCATTTTCGATAACTTCCGTCCGCTGCTAATTTTGCGAGGGACAATTCATCTAGTAATTCTGGTAAACGAATGTATTTCACTTTATAGAATTGACGACAAGCAGATACTCCGAATGCACTAGCCAAAAATGATTTACCTGAACCAGTGGGTCCCTTCAATATGATATTGTGACTCTCATGGATATAGGAACCACTGGCAAGTTTAAGAATCAACTCTTTATCTAATCTTCTATCCTCGTAATATTGTATATCTTCAATACAGGCATTCGAGTTTATAAAAGTGGCTGATTTTATTAAACGTTGAAGTGTATTGCTCTTACGACGTGAATACTCTAAATCAACTAATAAAGATAACCGATCTTCAAAACTCATCTTTTGAAATTCTTTGTTCAATTCTTGCTCCTTATAGGCTTCCGCCATTCCACTTAATTTCATTTCATGTAATTTAGTTAACGTTTGGTCATTCATCATTTATTCGTTCCTCCGTAGTAATGTGCTCCACGTGTGAAGCCATAATTATTTTCGTTAATTTCTGTTTTCCGTTTCAGTTCTTGCTCGGCATCATTCTTTTTATTGCTCTTTAAAATGGTTTGAATACTTTTAACCGTTGGTCTTTTTGTCATAGAAATAATCATTTTACATGCACGTTCAATTTCATATTTTGTATAACGGCGTTCAGATTTTTTCAAAGAGAAGATGGACTGTAACGCCAGTTTTTCTGTTTGAGAAGTATCTAATATATATTTAACGACGTTCAATGTGGAAAGTCCGATACTTTCAGCCCATTCAAATGCAGCCTCTGGTGTCTGGTCCACAAATAACTTATGATTTTCTGGCATATGATCACGAATAGTAGATAATTGACCAAATTTCCCATATAATCGTTTATGAGATGCTACCCGCATATGATTGAAATACACTTCAACGAGATCTTCTGATAGTTTCACTTCGACTTGTCGATTGATATATTCATATGGAACTGAATAAAACATACTATCGACAGAGATGTGATAGTCAGGACGTACTTTCGCTGTTTTCCATTCAGACATTTTGTAAGGCGTTGATGGTAGAGGGGAAAGTGCGAATTTCTCCTCTTCTTCATATGCCGACAGACGACACCCTTTTTTTCGAGTAAACTGGCGTTCATTGAATTCATCTAATTTCTTCCAAACTTCTTCATTCAATTCATCGATACTAAAACAATGTGTATTTCTTAAGGCTGCAATGATCCATGTAGAGATGACATTCACCGAACCTTCTACACTTGCTTTATCCTTTGGAGTACGAACCCGAGCAGGCATGACCACAGTATTATAGTAGTCTGCCATTTCCCTATAAGTAGGATTTAAGACCAACTCGCGCGTGGTATGTTTCGTCACGCTTGCTTTTAGATTGTCCGGCACAATAATTTGTGTGCTACCACCAAAATGCTGATACGCACGGTTGTGTGCGGTAATCCAGGAATGTAAATCCATTGATAAGGTTGCTTCCGCATAAGAAAATTGACTGCATGGCAATGTCGCAACGAATACATATGCTTTAACTTTCTCCCCGGTATCTCTATCAATAATGAAGGAAGTGGACCCCGCCCAATCAACTTCCATTATTTCGCCAGGTTTTCTTCGAATACGTAAAGTAGCTTTATACTTATCTGCGTATCTACTGTAATGGCGTAAAAAACTTCGATAGGAGTAAGGAATCTTGTTGTTTGCTCGGCACTCTGCTTCATATTCATGATGTAAAAGAGAAAGAGTTACATTAGGCTTAGCTAACTCTTCATGAATATAATCAAAGTTCATTGGTTGTCGTCCTGAGCCCTCAAAAGTCTTCTCCGGAAAGAGAAATTCCTCAATCCACTTATCCGTCATTTCTTCACCTAAGGGACAAACCAATCCTTTCCTTTCAGCTAGACGGATAATCTCTGTTACTTTTTGACGAGAGTTACCAGTACTTGCAGCGATGCCTCTAAGACTGATTCCCTCATCGTGTAACTCCAATATCCTTTGATAATGGATCATATGAAAATACCTCCATATAAAAAAAGTCACACCCGTAGGTGTGCCTATTAATATATATAGGTAATATGTGGTAAACGCAAGGCGTTGTCTGGTAAATTCTTTGTCATTAGGTGGTAAAAACTATGTCAGAGATGGTACATTTCGATGGCCGTAATCA is a genomic window containing:
- the istB gene encoding IS21-like element helper ATPase IstB, encoding MMNDQTLTKLHEMKLSGMAEAYKEQELNKEFQKMSFEDRLSLLVDLEYSRRKSNTLQRLIKSATFINSNACIEDIQYYEDRRLDKELILKLASGSYIHESHNIILKGPTGSGKSFLASAFGVSACRQFYKVKYIRLPELLDELSLAKLAADGSYRKCIKKYTKVDLLILDEWLLTDLSTDEAAILLEIAEARHKVASTIFCSQIDPNGWHTKLGNETIAEAILDRIIHDSYQILIDGEISMRERHGLGKEV
- the istA gene encoding IS21 family transposase, producing the protein MIHYQRILELHDEGISLRGIAASTGNSRQKVTEIIRLAERKGLVCPLGEEMTDKWIEEFLFPEKTFEGSGRQPMNFDYIHEELAKPNVTLSLLHHEYEAECRANNKIPYSYRSFLRHYSRYADKYKATLRIRRKPGEIMEVDWAGSTSFIIDRDTGEKVKAYVFVATLPCSQFSYAEATLSMDLHSWITAHNRAYQHFGGSTQIIVPDNLKASVTKHTTRELVLNPTYREMADYYNTVVMPARVRTPKDKASVEGSVNVISTWIIAALRNTHCFSIDELNEEVWKKLDEFNERQFTRKKGCRLSAYEEEEKFALSPLPSTPYKMSEWKTAKVRPDYHISVDSMFYSVPYEYINRQVEVKLSEDLVEVYFNHMRVASHKRLYGKFGQLSTIRDHMPENHKLFVDQTPEAAFEWAESIGLSTLNVVKYILDTSQTEKLALQSIFSLKKSERRYTKYEIERACKMIISMTKRPTVKSIQTILKSNKKNDAEQELKRKTEINENNYGFTRGAHYYGGTNK